One Ardenticatenales bacterium DNA segment encodes these proteins:
- a CDS encoding NAD(P)/FAD-dependent oxidoreductase, translated as MKERDVIVVGAGPAGATTAMALARKGRDVLLLDRQDFPRDKTCGDAVPAGAIELLYGLGMREKIDSAGFYPVRKLLISSLKGYVLEADFRESPSGAESYVIPRLQFDVALQQHAVDSGAEFARAQVKEPIVEDGRVVGVRARRNGKLEEIRANMVVGADGATSVITRALRPENNRHLDKHRAVALRAYVEDLEELPHQIEFYLYKGIVPGYAWIFPIGEGKANIGLGMRLDIFRRQKRSLEEMLGVFMEMPAVKKRLKHGGQLRDVATWSLNFGSQNDLMHVYDGAILVGDAAGFINPLTGGGIHNSVVSGVFAADTIDDAMTQGDVSAAALKIYEQRCHEEMWAGMRRSYFFQRAMGQFPFIVDFLVRRMNANSKFAEAFLTKI; from the coding sequence ATGAAGGAACGAGACGTTATCGTTGTTGGCGCGGGGCCGGCGGGGGCAACAACCGCCATGGCCCTGGCGCGCAAGGGGCGCGATGTGCTGCTGTTGGACCGGCAGGACTTCCCCCGTGATAAAACCTGCGGCGATGCTGTGCCGGCAGGCGCGATTGAACTGCTATATGGCCTGGGCATGCGCGAGAAAATCGACAGCGCCGGCTTCTACCCCGTGCGCAAGCTCCTCATCAGTTCGCTCAAAGGGTACGTTCTGGAAGCAGACTTCCGCGAAAGCCCTTCCGGGGCGGAGTCCTACGTCATTCCCCGGCTGCAATTCGACGTTGCCTTGCAGCAGCACGCCGTTGATTCCGGCGCGGAGTTTGCGCGGGCGCAGGTGAAGGAGCCAATTGTTGAAGATGGGCGCGTTGTCGGCGTGCGCGCGCGGCGCAATGGCAAACTGGAGGAAATCCGCGCCAATATGGTCGTGGGCGCGGATGGGGCCACGTCAGTGATCACGCGCGCGCTGCGCCCGGAAAATAATCGTCATCTGGACAAGCATCGGGCGGTGGCTTTGCGCGCCTACGTGGAAGATCTGGAGGAACTGCCACACCAGATCGAGTTTTATCTATACAAGGGAATTGTGCCCGGTTATGCCTGGATTTTCCCCATTGGGGAGGGGAAGGCGAATATCGGCCTGGGGATGCGCTTGGACATTTTCCGGCGGCAGAAGCGCAGTTTGGAGGAGATGCTGGGGGTGTTCATGGAAATGCCGGCAGTCAAAAAACGACTCAAGCATGGTGGACAACTGCGCGATGTCGCCACCTGGTCCCTCAACTTCGGTTCACAAAATGACCTGATGCACGTCTATGATGGCGCGATCCTGGTTGGCGACGCCGCCGGCTTCATCAACCCCCTCACCGGCGGCGGCATTCACAATTCCGTCGTCTCCGGCGTCTTTGCCGCCGACACCATTGACGACGCCATGACGCAGGGCGATGTGTCCGCGGCGGCGCTGAAAATCTACGAGCAGCGCTGCCACGAGGAAATGTGGGCCGGCATGCGCCGTTCCTACTTCTTCCAGCGCGCCATGGGGCAATTCCCCTTTATCGTAGATTTCCTGGTCCGCCGTATGAACGCCAATAGCAAATTCGCTGAAGCGTTCCTTACCAAGATTTGA
- a CDS encoding DUF4342 domain-containing protein has product MMTTLSELVNEGKERRITFYNKKDGRKLLELSLLWTVIIALAAPQAALLVLLLVLLDVLDVRMDDRQIDLVQGKKS; this is encoded by the coding sequence ATGATGACAACATTGAGCGAGCTAGTCAATGAAGGAAAGGAACGCCGGATTACGTTTTACAACAAGAAGGACGGGAGAAAACTGCTGGAGTTGTCCCTATTGTGGACCGTGATTATCGCCCTTGCCGCACCGCAGGCGGCATTGTTGGTACTGTTGTTGGTCCTGCTAGACGTTCTCGACGTAAGAATGGATGACAGGCAAATTGATCTTGTCCAGGGCAAGAAATCTTAG
- a CDS encoding PDZ domain-containing protein, with translation MKKLTILLSGYKAAVIIVILLLISCGLAGCSPGQSATATPTPTIPPEKLAEYRETFNIVWQTINETYFDPDFNGVDWDAMYDEYLPKISAAENEEAFYMLVNEMCFQINASHMALLPPGSADQIEPILSARGSVGLDVRFIDEQVVITSVEAGSAANRAGLQTGFIILSVDGVSVENGEEWITLWLPPRNERRRQGQILSAILTKFYGEPGQSITVSYLDAQNQEHEATLVMEARKEEPFTAQDLPAMYIGFEARRLEGNIAYIQLDGFLPPVLDGVLGAIQEMGDAPAMIIDVRGNPGGFYYVRKAIASQFFRERTLLWRYITRPGLELPGFEREGYTDPPDEPYLGPVAVLVDILSGSSSEEFSGMMKANQRATVVGMRTAGSVLVGDIKVLPNGATFLYPFAQTRTADGAVLEDHGVIPDITVPLDRDDLRNGIDTQLEAAVRYLLSESNY, from the coding sequence ATGAAAAAGTTAACCATCTTACTCAGCGGCTACAAAGCAGCGGTTATCATTGTGATTCTTCTGCTGATTTCCTGTGGGCTGGCGGGCTGCAGCCCGGGGCAATCCGCAACAGCTACGCCAACGCCAACAATTCCACCGGAAAAGCTGGCCGAATACCGGGAAACGTTCAATATCGTCTGGCAGACAATCAATGAAACCTATTTCGATCCCGATTTCAACGGCGTTGATTGGGACGCAATGTATGACGAATACCTGCCCAAGATCAGCGCGGCCGAAAACGAGGAAGCGTTCTACATGCTTGTGAATGAGATGTGCTTTCAGATTAATGCCTCCCATATGGCTCTCTTGCCGCCGGGTTCGGCTGATCAAATAGAGCCGATCCTTTCCGCGCGCGGCAGTGTAGGCCTTGACGTTCGATTCATTGACGAACAGGTCGTTATCACCAGCGTAGAGGCCGGATCGGCCGCCAACCGGGCCGGACTTCAAACCGGTTTTATCATTCTGAGTGTTGACGGGGTTTCTGTTGAAAATGGGGAAGAATGGATCACACTCTGGCTACCACCTCGTAACGAACGCCGCCGGCAGGGACAGATACTCAGCGCGATCCTGACGAAATTCTATGGCGAACCTGGCCAATCCATCACTGTTTCCTATCTTGACGCGCAAAACCAGGAGCATGAGGCCACCCTGGTGATGGAGGCCCGAAAAGAGGAACCCTTTACTGCCCAAGATTTGCCCGCGATGTACATTGGATTTGAAGCCAGACGGCTGGAAGGAAACATCGCCTATATCCAGCTAGACGGCTTTCTGCCCCCCGTCCTCGACGGGGTCCTGGGCGCCATCCAGGAGATGGGAGATGCGCCAGCCATGATTATTGATGTTCGCGGCAATCCCGGCGGTTTTTACTACGTTCGCAAGGCAATCGCCAGCCAGTTCTTCCGGGAACGGACATTGCTCTGGCGGTACATCACCCGCCCAGGTCTTGAGTTGCCAGGGTTCGAGCGTGAAGGTTATACCGATCCGCCAGACGAACCGTATCTCGGGCCGGTGGCGGTTCTGGTGGATATATTAAGTGGGTCATCAAGCGAAGAGTTTTCGGGGATGATGAAAGCAAATCAGCGGGCAACCGTTGTGGGAATGCGCACAGCCGGGTCGGTCCTGGTGGGAGATATTAAAGTACTCCCCAATGGGGCTACTTTCCTGTACCCATTTGCCCAGACGCGAACGGCTGATGGCGCTGTTCTCGAAGATCACGGCGTCATCCCTGACATCACCGTTCCCCTTGACCGCGACGACCTCCGTAATGGGATTGATACCCAGCTTGAGGCGGCGGTTCGATATCTTCTGTCGGAGAGTAACTACTAA
- a CDS encoding phage holin family protein, translated as MRNLLLRWFVNAIALWVAVKLLPGLHHDGTAISLIAVALIFGLVNALVRPLLLLLTCPLVLLTLGLFVLIVNTLMLSLTIALSNSLGLGISSDSFVATFLGSIVISLVSGVLNVLLKDERENN; from the coding sequence ATGCGAAACTTACTGTTGCGTTGGTTCGTCAATGCGATTGCTTTGTGGGTAGCCGTGAAGTTGCTCCCGGGGCTACACCACGATGGAACGGCTATTTCCCTGATTGCCGTCGCCTTGATTTTTGGCCTGGTGAACGCGCTGGTGCGTCCGCTGTTGTTGCTCCTCACCTGCCCGCTGGTGCTGCTGACGCTGGGGCTGTTCGTTCTCATTGTGAACACGCTCATGCTGTCTCTGACGATTGCCCTGTCCAATTCATTGGGATTGGGGATTTCCTCGGACAGCTTTGTGGCGACCTTCCTCGGCTCTATCGTCATCAGCCTGGTCAGCGGCGTGCTGAATGTGCTTCTCAAAGACGAGCGGGAGAACAATTAA
- a CDS encoding GNAT family N-acetyltransferase yields MNLSDQRRAIRLLLNERDATDAMAVYYAFYHPDNRTTLVTYPEDAERARGYVALSRTGIDLFRPLVTMRLPTVEKGGELDLDAGIHLLYRAIPPETPIILHTTTTYLPLIRAVFAIEREQTLRLFRLDAKRFEPIINIFVTQANSPDELPRFIVRNPPGDPRGEIVASASLNWQSPTFADIAVRTHPNYRRQGYGRSVVASLAQHLLRQSRTPLYSVETHNTASIELAQAVGFRDTLARTVILEGHLQPGRNG; encoded by the coding sequence ATGAACCTATCCGACCAACGACGCGCCATTCGCCTGCTGCTCAATGAACGAGACGCCACGGACGCGATGGCCGTCTACTATGCCTTCTATCACCCTGACAATCGCACGACGTTGGTGACGTATCCGGAGGATGCGGAGCGGGCGCGCGGCTACGTGGCGCTGTCGCGCACGGGGATTGATCTGTTCCGCCCGCTGGTGACGATGCGGCTGCCGACTGTGGAGAAGGGGGGGGAATTGGATTTGGATGCCGGCATCCACCTCCTCTACCGCGCCATTCCCCCCGAAACCCCCATCATCCTGCACACCACCACCACCTACCTACCCCTCATACGCGCCGTCTTCGCCATCGAACGGGAACAGACGCTGCGCCTCTTCCGTCTCGACGCTAAACGATTCGAGCCAATCATCAACATCTTCGTCACCCAGGCCAACTCCCCCGACGAGCTGCCTCGCTTCATCGTGCGCAATCCCCCAGGCGACCCGCGCGGCGAAATCGTCGCCAGCGCCAGCCTCAACTGGCAATCACCCACCTTCGCCGACATCGCCGTGCGCACCCATCCCAACTATCGCCGCCAGGGATATGGTCGCAGCGTTGTCGCCAGCCTGGCGCAGCACCTGCTGCGCCAGAGCCGCACGCCTCTTTACTCCGTGGAAACGCACAACACCGCGTCCATCGAACTGGCGCAGGCTGTCGGCTTCCGCGACACCCTGGCGCGCACCGTCATCCTGGAAGGCCACCTGCAGCCGGGAAGGAATGGTTAA
- a CDS encoding nucleoside phosphorylase, which translates to MTTTLPLTKLPVGGVSPAVLVCGDPARAGRIAEMLQDAALLSEWREYRAYRGLHQGLPVTVCSHGIGAPGAAIAFEELIAAGGRCLIRVGTCGGLPPDVGDGDVVIATAAVQSIGYAREALPPGYPAVADLDVSVALRAAAVAGGKRARVGLVVSRDVFYAGITTPHTPNYHDLSQANVLAVEMECAALFLVGALRRAQTGAILAVDGNVRGSGESMNTYQPHRPQVSAAVTAAGEIALAALRLLHPDSKDPS; encoded by the coding sequence ATGACGACCACGCTCCCGTTAACCAAATTGCCCGTGGGCGGCGTCTCGCCGGCGGTGCTGGTCTGTGGCGACCCGGCGCGTGCCGGCCGCATCGCGGAGATGTTGCAAGACGCGGCCCTGCTCAGCGAGTGGCGCGAATACCGCGCCTATCGCGGTTTGCACCAGGGGCTACCCGTTACCGTCTGTTCGCACGGCATTGGCGCACCGGGAGCGGCCATCGCCTTCGAGGAGCTGATCGCCGCCGGGGGGCGCTGCCTCATCCGCGTGGGCACGTGCGGCGGTTTGCCGCCGGATGTGGGGGATGGGGACGTGGTGATTGCCACGGCGGCGGTGCAGTCCATTGGATATGCGCGGGAGGCATTGCCGCCCGGCTACCCGGCGGTGGCGGACCTGGATGTAAGCGTGGCGCTGCGCGCGGCGGCGGTGGCCGGCGGGAAGCGGGCGCGGGTGGGTTTGGTGGTGTCGCGGGATGTGTTTTATGCCGGCATCACCACCCCCCACACCCCCAACTACCACGACCTGTCCCAGGCCAACGTCCTCGCCGTGGAAATGGAATGCGCCGCCCTCTTCCTCGTCGGCGCGCTGCGTCGGGCGCAAACCGGAGCCATCCTCGCCGTCGATGGCAACGTGCGCGGTAGCGGCGAATCAATGAACACGTACCAGCCCCATCGCCCCCAGGTGAGCGCCGCCGTGACCGCCGCTGGCGAGATCGCTCTCGCCGCCCTGCGCCTGCTCCACCCCGATTCCAAAGATCCATCATGA
- a CDS encoding aldo/keto reductase, with protein sequence MEHRRLGRSGLQVSVLSYGAWVTFSNQLDMDKAWEMMRVAYDAGINFFDNAEVYAHGQAETIMGQVLAQSGWRRDSYIVSSKVRWGCISDPKPTQLGLSRKHIVEACHQAMERLQVDYLDLYFCHRADPAVPVLEVVQTMTDLIRQGKVLYWGTSEWTAQQIMEAHAVARQYNLYAPTMEQPQYHMLHRERFEVEYARLYQEYGMGTTIWSPLASGILTGKYNDAMPADSRMTLPGYEWLRRMVESEEGQARLAKVRQLTGIADDLGISMAQMAVAWCLKNPNVSTVILGASRPSQITENLGALEAVSLLTDEVMARIEEVLGNRPEMPAFYL encoded by the coding sequence ATGGAGCATCGTCGTTTAGGGCGCTCAGGCTTGCAGGTGAGCGTTTTGTCTTATGGAGCCTGGGTCACCTTTAGCAACCAGTTGGACATGGACAAGGCATGGGAGATGATGCGGGTGGCGTATGATGCCGGCATCAACTTCTTCGACAACGCCGAGGTATACGCGCACGGGCAGGCGGAAACCATCATGGGGCAGGTGCTGGCGCAAAGCGGCTGGCGACGCGACAGCTACATCGTCTCCAGCAAAGTGCGCTGGGGCTGCATCTCCGACCCCAAGCCCACGCAGCTGGGCCTCAGCCGCAAGCACATCGTGGAAGCGTGCCACCAGGCCATGGAACGGCTGCAAGTAGACTACCTCGACCTCTACTTCTGCCACCGAGCCGATCCCGCCGTGCCCGTGCTGGAGGTCGTGCAAACCATGACCGACCTGATCCGCCAGGGCAAGGTACTCTACTGGGGCACGTCGGAATGGACAGCGCAGCAAATCATGGAAGCGCACGCCGTCGCGCGCCAGTACAACCTCTATGCGCCCACGATGGAGCAGCCGCAGTACCACATGCTCCACCGCGAACGGTTTGAGGTGGAATACGCCCGCCTTTACCAGGAGTACGGCATGGGCACAACCATCTGGTCCCCGCTGGCCTCCGGCATTCTCACGGGCAAATACAACGACGCCATGCCCGCGGATTCGCGCATGACGCTGCCCGGCTACGAGTGGCTGCGGCGCATGGTGGAAAGCGAAGAAGGGCAGGCGCGGCTGGCGAAAGTGCGCCAGTTGACGGGAATCGCCGACGATCTGGGCATCAGCATGGCGCAAATGGCCGTGGCCTGGTGTCTGAAAAACCCCAACGTGAGTACCGTCATCCTGGGTGCGTCTCGCCCCAGCCAGATTACGGAGAATCTGGGCGCGCTGGAAGCGGTCAGCCTGCTCACGGATGAGGTGATGGCGCGGATTGAAGAGGTGTTGGGGAACAGGCCGGAAATGCCGGCATTCTACTTATAA
- a CDS encoding helix-hairpin-helix domain-containing protein: METTHKLQTIATQMHLEPAEETGSAGTPCGARTAHNWKEELGVFHAALPGGKTIPLLKTMLTTACERNCAYCPFRAGRNYRRTTFKPEEMAQAFMSMNRAGMVQGLFLSSGIIKGGAATQDRLLDTVDILRRQHQFRGYVHLKIMPGAERAQVERAMQLADRLSINLEAPTPQRLAVLAPQKQFLAELLSPLQWVEEMRQTQPSRLGWNGRWPSTVTQFVVGAAGDSDVELLSATEYLYHRLHLSRTYFSAFHPIADTPLAQMPATPLMRQNRLYQASFLLRDYGFDLESLPFDPEGNLPLDRDPKRAWAETALADNPVELNRASREELLQIPGIGPQSANTIVAARRRATLRELEELHAIGLRTTPMAPFVLLDGKRPTYQMRLF; encoded by the coding sequence ATGGAAACGACGCACAAGCTGCAAACGATTGCCACGCAGATGCACCTGGAGCCGGCGGAAGAGACCGGCAGCGCCGGGACGCCTTGTGGGGCGCGCACGGCCCACAACTGGAAGGAAGAGTTGGGCGTGTTCCACGCCGCGCTGCCCGGCGGCAAAACCATCCCCCTGCTGAAAACCATGCTGACCACCGCCTGCGAGCGCAACTGCGCTTACTGCCCCTTCCGCGCCGGGCGCAACTATCGCCGCACGACTTTCAAGCCCGAGGAGATGGCGCAGGCATTCATGAGTATGAATCGTGCCGGCATGGTGCAGGGTCTTTTCCTCAGTTCGGGCATCATCAAGGGGGGCGCGGCCACGCAGGACCGGCTGCTGGACACCGTAGACATTTTGCGCCGCCAGCACCAGTTTCGCGGCTACGTGCATCTAAAAATCATGCCGGGGGCGGAAAGGGCGCAGGTGGAGCGCGCCATGCAGTTGGCGGATCGCCTCTCGATTAACCTGGAAGCGCCCACGCCGCAACGGCTGGCCGTGCTGGCCCCGCAAAAGCAGTTCCTGGCGGAGCTTTTGTCGCCGCTGCAATGGGTGGAGGAAATGCGCCAGACGCAGCCGTCCCGCCTCGGTTGGAATGGGCGCTGGCCTTCCACGGTGACGCAGTTTGTGGTGGGCGCGGCGGGGGATTCGGACGTGGAGCTGCTGTCGGCGACGGAGTATCTTTATCACCGATTGCATTTGAGCCGTACCTATTTCTCCGCTTTTCATCCGATTGCGGACACGCCGCTGGCGCAAATGCCGGCAACGCCCCTCATGCGCCAGAATCGACTCTACCAGGCATCCTTCCTACTGCGCGACTACGGATTCGACCTGGAAAGCCTGCCCTTCGATCCGGAAGGTAATCTGCCGCTGGACCGCGACCCCAAGCGCGCCTGGGCGGAGACTGCCCTGGCGGACAACCCGGTGGAGCTAAACCGGGCCAGCCGCGAGGAACTGCTACAGATTCCCGGCATTGGCCCCCAAAGCGCCAACACCATTGTCGCCGCCCGCCGCCGCGCCACCTTGCGCGAGTTGGAGGAACTGCACGCCATCGGCCTGCGCACCACGCCCATGGCCCCCTTCGTTCTCCTGGATGGCAAGCGCCCAACCTACCAGATGCGGCTCTTTTAG
- the alr gene encoding alanine racemase, with product MGRELAGIFLPHTILLMVSILNPVIAESGVVRPTVAEVSLSRLTHNLRLIQRQVAPARVMAILKANAYGHGLLEVAHHLVSLGVDYLGVAFLEEGILLRNAGITTPILVLGGILGDQIPLFLRHDLTLTASSVEKLRQIDQIAAQMGVLARVHLKIDTGMERIGVHYYNADTLFAAAARCRHCRVEGVFSHFANADAADLTSAREQLARFEEALRFFPRHGLPLPLRHMANSGAILQLPGSYFDMVRAGILLYGIYPSQEVPRTIPVRPALAWKSRVVYFKVVKPGHPVSYGSTWTPETLSRVVTIPVGYGDGYFRGLSNHAQVIIRGRRYPVVGRVCMDQFMVNIGWDSAYNGDEVILLGESGDQAITCAEVAEWAGTIPYEVLTNINTRVPRIYIRDNNH from the coding sequence GTGGGGCGCGAACTTGCCGGCATTTTCCTCCCGCATACAATTCTCCTCATGGTCTCCATCCTCAATCCTGTTATCGCCGAAAGCGGCGTGGTGCGGCCCACCGTGGCCGAAGTGAGCCTGTCGCGGCTGACGCACAATTTGCGTCTCATCCAACGGCAGGTTGCGCCGGCGCGCGTGATGGCAATCCTGAAGGCGAATGCGTATGGGCACGGGCTGCTAGAGGTGGCGCACCATCTGGTGTCTCTGGGGGTGGACTACCTGGGGGTGGCTTTTTTGGAGGAGGGGATTTTGCTGCGAAATGCCGGCATTACCACCCCCATCCTCGTTCTCGGCGGCATCCTGGGGGACCAGATTCCCCTGTTCCTGCGGCACGACCTCACCCTCACCGCCTCTTCTGTGGAAAAACTGCGCCAAATTGACCAGATCGCCGCGCAAATGGGGGTGCTGGCCCGCGTGCATCTGAAGATTGATACCGGCATGGAGCGCATTGGCGTCCACTACTACAACGCCGACACCCTGTTTGCCGCGGCCGCGAGATGCCGGCATTGCCGCGTCGAAGGCGTCTTTTCCCACTTTGCCAACGCGGATGCAGCGGACCTGACCTCGGCGCGGGAGCAGTTGGCCCGCTTTGAGGAGGCGCTGCGCTTTTTCCCGCGGCATGGTCTGCCCCTGCCGTTGCGCCACATGGCCAATTCCGGCGCGATCTTGCAGTTGCCAGGCAGCTATTTCGACATGGTGCGTGCCGGCATTCTCCTCTACGGCATCTACCCTTCTCAAGAAGTCCCCCGCACCATCCCCGTGCGCCCCGCCCTCGCCTGGAAATCCCGCGTCGTCTATTTCAAAGTCGTCAAACCCGGCCACCCCGTCAGCTACGGCTCCACCTGGACCCCGGAAACCCTCAGCCGCGTCGTCACCATCCCCGTCGGCTACGGCGACGGCTACTTCCGCGGTCTTTCCAACCACGCCCAGGTAATCATCCGCGGGCGGCGCTACCCTGTCGTCGGGCGCGTTTGCATGGATCAGTTTATGGTCAACATCGGTTGGGACAGCGCCTACAATGGAGATGAAGTCATCTTGCTGGGGGAGTCAGGCGACCAGGCGATCACCTGTGCCGAGGTGGCTGAATGGGCGGGAACCATTCCCTACGAAGTCCTCACGAACATCAACACCCGCGTCCCCCGCATCTACATCCGGGATAATAACCATTAG
- the amrS gene encoding AmmeMemoRadiSam system radical SAM enzyme, whose translation MTHTRTIIEPGVAQGEWWHRLPDGRIQCDLCPRYCRLRPGQRGFCFVRQAREDGIVLTSYGRASGFCIDPIEKKPLNHFYPGSSVLSFGTAGCNLGCRFCQNWDISKARQMDRLGDWAAPEAVARAALVNGCRGIAFTYNDPAIFAEYAIDCAIAAHALGLKTVAVSAGYIAPAARAEFFAHMDAANIDLKAFTEDFYNRICFAHLEPVLETLRWLKQETSVWLEVTTLLIPGHNDDAAEVAQLCDWFVANLGAETPLHFTAFHPDFKMRDVPPTPPTTLNRARQQALNAGIHHVYTGNVWDRGGQSTYCAGCGNLLIERNWYQLGAWRLNANGCCTTCGQRLAGHFAPQPERWGGRRQPIRL comes from the coding sequence ATGACGCACACGCGGACAATTATCGAACCCGGCGTGGCGCAGGGCGAGTGGTGGCACCGGCTGCCGGACGGACGCATTCAGTGCGACCTGTGCCCGCGTTACTGTCGTCTGCGCCCAGGCCAGCGTGGCTTCTGCTTCGTGCGCCAGGCGCGGGAAGACGGGATCGTCCTCACCAGCTACGGACGCGCTTCGGGATTCTGCATAGACCCCATTGAGAAGAAGCCGTTGAATCACTTCTATCCGGGCAGTAGCGTCCTCTCCTTTGGCACGGCCGGCTGCAATCTCGGCTGCCGCTTCTGCCAAAACTGGGACATCTCCAAAGCGCGGCAGATGGACCGGCTGGGAGATTGGGCCGCTCCTGAGGCGGTGGCGCGGGCGGCGCTGGTCAACGGCTGCCGCGGCATCGCCTTCACTTACAACGACCCCGCTATTTTCGCGGAGTACGCCATTGACTGCGCCATTGCCGCGCACGCTCTGGGACTGAAGACGGTAGCCGTTTCCGCCGGCTATATCGCGCCGGCGGCGCGCGCGGAGTTCTTCGCGCACATGGACGCGGCGAATATCGACCTGAAGGCGTTTACCGAGGATTTCTACAACCGCATTTGCTTCGCGCACCTGGAGCCGGTGCTGGAGACGTTGCGCTGGCTGAAGCAGGAGACGTCCGTCTGGCTGGAAGTGACGACGCTGCTGATTCCGGGGCATAATGATGACGCGGCGGAAGTTGCCCAACTGTGCGATTGGTTCGTGGCAAACCTGGGCGCGGAAACGCCGCTGCATTTCACGGCGTTTCATCCCGATTTTAAGATGCGGGATGTGCCGCCAACGCCGCCGACTACGTTGAATCGGGCCAGGCAGCAGGCGCTGAATGCCGGCATTCATCACGTCTACACCGGCAATGTCTGGGACCGCGGCGGCCAGTCCACCTACTGCGCCGGCTGCGGCAACCTCTTGATCGAACGAAATTGGTATCAACTGGGTGCATGGCGTCTCAACGCCAACGGCTGCTGTACAACCTGCGGCCAGCGGTTGGCGGGACACTTCGCCCCCCAACCAGAACGGTGGGGCGGGCGGCGTCAGCCCATCCGCCTGTAG
- a CDS encoding universal stress protein, protein MKILIAIATPSHLAAITFFVSRLLPETEKQVTLLRAVRGEERRAAALALLAQAGADLKQAGIAAEMKVAVGNAGKVVINEAKTGQYDLLIVGHTSAAGQPTRRFTGSVVRRLVAHAPCPVLVVGRETEASVEQILLCDAGTKSPSLIERLAAQLPGLLDGTETITILHVMSQISAAPGIPGKQLRADAEELIEIHAPEGRLLERDINLLRRFHVQAKPKVRHGQVVQEIMAEADGGGYGLVVIGAHAGSGWQRYLLEDLAQQILTHLECTVLVIR, encoded by the coding sequence ATGAAAATCCTGATCGCCATTGCCACGCCGTCGCACCTGGCGGCCATCACGTTTTTCGTCAGTCGGCTGCTGCCGGAAACGGAGAAGCAAGTGACGCTGCTGCGCGCGGTGCGCGGAGAGGAGCGGCGCGCGGCGGCGCTGGCGTTGCTGGCACAGGCGGGCGCGGATTTGAAGCAGGCGGGCATTGCGGCGGAGATGAAGGTGGCGGTGGGCAATGCCGGCAAAGTCGTCATCAACGAAGCCAAAACCGGCCAATACGACCTTCTGATCGTCGGGCATACAAGTGCGGCAGGGCAGCCAACGCGCCGATTTACCGGTTCCGTCGTACGCCGACTCGTGGCCCATGCCCCCTGCCCGGTACTCGTGGTCGGTCGGGAAACAGAAGCCAGCGTAGAACAGATTTTGCTGTGCGATGCCGGCACGAAATCCCCCTCCCTCATCGAACGGCTGGCCGCGCAGCTACCAGGGCTACTGGATGGAACCGAAACCATCACCATCCTGCACGTCATGTCCCAGATCAGCGCCGCCCCCGGCATCCCTGGCAAACAACTCCGAGCCGACGCCGAAGAACTGATAGAAATCCATGCACCTGAAGGTCGCCTGTTGGAACGAGACATCAATCTTCTGCGTCGTTTTCACGTCCAGGCCAAGCCCAAAGTGCGTCACGGGCAGGTAGTGCAGGAGATCATGGCCGAGGCGGACGGCGGCGGCTACGGGCTGGTGGTGATTGGCGCACATGCCGGCAGCGGCTGGCAGCGCTATTTGCTTGAAGACCTGGCCCAGCAAATCCTGACCCACCTGGAATGCACCGTGCTGGTCATTCGCTGA